The genome window TGCCTCAATACCCTGGGCAAACCTACGATGGTAGGGCACTTTCACTATTGGACTTTCATCGTTCAGGTGCAAATCCTGGGAACTCTACAGACAAGGACAGTGGAGACAGAGCTGCCGAGATATTCCACGGAGAAGACCCGGCAAAACACCCCTCCCTAGACTTGCCGGCTTTTGCGAAGGCTGGCATCGTCACTGTACCTTCAAAGCAGGGTGAGAGTCATCAACGATATCAGCTACCATACTACACAGTGGCTGAGCTGTACGATCACGCGAAAGTACTCGGAGATGAGCTGATTCTGGTCGAGAATGGGCACCACCTGGATGTTCACAAATGTTCTGCCATCTGTCGATCGCTCGAGCTTGATGAGGACGAACTGCCTGAGTtcacgaagcccgctttctacgGCACTCAGTTGACTGATTATGGAGTGGAATGTCTCTACGAAGCTGACATACTTTCCTTGCCCTTGGGGCGAGTGGTTCGCATCTTGCGGGAAGATGACATTGCTCAATGTGATGGAACCGGTGGGGATCCGTTATGGATCCGCATACACAACAGCGTTTTTGATATTACTCGTGCGTAGGATTGCAGACACAACCCACATTGATTGACCGCTGACATCAGACAGATTTGAAGTGTTTATCAGAGCCGGGACTACGGAGGCTCTTGGCGAGTAACCCAGGTGGAGATCCATCTCTTGAACTACTGCAAGATGGGTATTCTCTTGACGAGATCAAGAAATCTCTTGCACCGTGGCGGGTTGGCATGGTAGCCAAAACTCCAGGCGTAGTTGCCGACAAGCATTCTGTCAGAACCTTCACGCCCCGATCACTCAGAAGACACGAGTTCAGAGAAACAGGGTTGTACGTTGCGATTGAGAACAAGGTTTACAACATCACCGGTAAGTAGAGAGATGGCTAAGGCTAAAGAACTAAAAGGGTAATGACTGATCATATGGCAGACTATGCCGAAACACATCCAGGGGGGCTCCAGTGTTTGGTCGAAAATGGTGGACGAGACATTACAGATCTCTTCAATAAGTACCACCAAACGAATCGCAACCGAGTTCTCAAAAGCTTGCAGGAGCTGTACATTGGCAATTTGATCGAGCAGCGACAAGAATATGCAGATGATGATGTGGAAAGTCTTGTTAATGACAGGCCTGTGCTTCCACATGAAATCAGATTCGGCAGGGAGGTCTTCTCGGTGGAAGGTGAGCTTGAATGATATCGTCACGAAATCAGGCTTTTGAAAATATGCTGACTTCCTGATGGTGCAGCTCTCAAAGACTCAGAGGAGCATGAAAAGTTCCCCGACCTTGCAGATTCTCTTTCTCCCTACCTCGGACTCGATGCCACGGAGGCTCTGCAAGCAGAAGAGTATGATGACGGGCCCCTCATGCGCTTTGCTTGTCTCAGGGGCTACATTGTAGCAACAGTCGAGGAAATAGGCTACAGCCTTCCAGAAATCGAGCCAGAGGAACTCAGAATGTTCGATGGACATACCGACGAGGGCCGTGATATCCAATACGACGCATTCGTGGCTTCAGATGGCTTCGCCTACGATTTAACAGGTGAGTATACTTTGTACTATTCTGTCTCTAACTCTACCTCACAAGAGTCTTACTCGTGAAAACCCAGCTGCGACGCTTTACGGATCATGCAACCCCATCTACTCCAAGTTCAAACCCTTCCTCGGAGGTATCGTAGGGGATGAGGAGTTGAGAACGTACCTTGACACCCATTGCGAAAATCTCATATGTGCTGTTCTAGTACAGGAAAAGAACGAAGAGGATGGTAGGCGCATTGTCAACTGGGATCCTAGGAAAAAGGTTGCTCGTGAGTATAGTCTTGCGATCAGATTTGGGTGAAATGTTATTGAGCCCTTTTCTAGCCCGGTATAAGATGCCTATCTGGGCCAACCGCCCTCGAAAGGTTCCGAAACCACCGGCAGAAGACGAGATTGCTCCTCATATTGACACCATAGAAAAGGCCAAAGAAGTCGCAAGAGAGGAGCAGTCCGAGAAGAAGGAAGTATATGAGCCCACTTCGACGGCAACTTTTCTTCAAAACATGATCAATCAACTTGACGAGGTCAATCAGCCCAGCTTCGCTATGGAGCTCGAGGAGGAAGAATCTCGAATCAGCTGTAACAGAAACACTAAAGGCAAGGAATCGGAAAGTAAGGCAAGCAGTTCAAAGACGCGACAATTGAGCAGATTGGAGGCCGATCTCAGACGTCGCAAGGACGAAAAGATCATGAGGGAGATAGCCCGAACATGGCAAGAGGTGATTGCCTCAGATGAATCAACTCTACCGGCTGCTTACCCGCCTCAGAACAGCGCCAAGGACACAGTTGGTAGTGCGCTTCAAGAGAAACAATCAGAGGCAGGAGAATGCAGTGCCCAACAAGACGCCGCTCCGCCCGGTATGTCGAGGAGAGCACTCGAGGTTATCAAAAAGCGCAAGCCTGTGTTCGAGATCGATGAGGGCCCCCCGAGGAAGCGACGATAGATACTGCTTTGCATCTACATGCCGAGCTTGCTTTAGTTTTTGACATACATTGCCGACATCTGAAGTATTCCTGGGTCTTTTTTGTTGTTGGCGCCGAAATGGAATTGGTTGTTTGCCTCATTGATCGAGTGTCGGATAACTATCTTCATTGCGTTCGGATGGTTGTGTACTTTACGACAGAGTTCCTCAAATAACCGCCAGTCTAAGAGAGCTGAACTCTCCTCACTCAGTTTTCGTGACAATATCCACCTGTTAAACTTGAATGTTGAAAAGACAGCTCCGCATCAAATCAGCCACGGACTCGGCCGAGATCCCCTTACTCCACTCCGGCCGGGGCAAGCATCGGCCTAGTCTGAATGGTGTCAGGTGATGACAAACCATGACGTGATGGAGTAGCGCTGTCGTTCTCGTCGAAGTCCAACACCGACATGGGCATTGCAGACTTTCATGCTTGGGGATCACACATACTCTCAACAACATCGTCCCAATTGCAACAATTGTACTTATAGAACTCAGTTGCACCATGTCTTTCATGCAGGAGCTCACGTCATGGATGTCCCCAACATCGTTGACCCTGTCCAACCCACCAAAAGCGGGCGACGCGGCCCCGAGCACCGACCAGCTCACACTGCCCAGGGATGGTGGTAAACCCGCTGTAATCGCTTTCCTGCGGCACTGTGGATGCCCATGTTAGTCAATGACCCAAACGATGGATAGGGTTTCGTTCCGTAGGATCGTCAGTGAGACTCACATACCTCACCCACCAGTCGCCGAGAAGACCTTCATCACGCTCCGCGAAGCAGCATCGAAGCATCCCGAAATCGCCTTCATCGCCGTCTCTCACTCGTCAGAGTCGCACACACAGAAATGGCTGTCCGAGGTCGGCGGACCCGGCGATAAGAACCCGGTCCAAGTCATCGCCAACGAAGAGCGCGACGTGTACGCCAAATGGGGACTCGGCGCATCGAGTTTCTGGCACGTACTGAGTCCCTGGGCGCTTTCGGATGTGTTCAAGCTCTCTCGTGAAGAGGGAATCGCCAATAGGCCCACTGAGAGCGGCAACAGATGGCAGACTTCCGGAGCTTGGGCTGTTGATAGGAAGGGTCAGGTTACATGGGGTGGTCCCGCCACGACTGCCTCTGAGATTCCCGATGTTGAAAAGGCCATTGAGACGCTGAAGTAATGTATGTTCTAATTGGTATTGTTCATTTTTGGAAACATTAAATTCGACTTTCGGCAGCTCCAGCGGACCAGCCCTGAACCAAACCGACAAACTTTTCAACCTCTGTCGTTTCCGTCGCCCACGTTGTGAGCAATCTCACCACAGCCTCATCATCCCCTCGCTTCTCCCATACATAAAAGATGAAGTGCTCCTGCAAAACCTTGATCAAGCTCATGGGCAGCACCGCAAACACCTGATTCGTCTCCGTCACAGCGTGAACCGAGAACCCGGCTGCAGCAATACCGCTGGACAACGTCTCGGCGCAGTAATTAGCTAACCGCGCGAGGTCGAAATAGAGATCCTCTCTGAAAAGCTCTGCAAACTGCGCGCCCATGATTCTGCTCTTGGCCAGAAGCGAACCATGCTGCTTGACGTAGAACTCGAACTCGGTCGCTAGACGAGCGTCCTTGACGACCACAGCTTCTCCAAGCAACGCTCCATTCTTTGTGCCTCCGATCCAGAAGATGTCTGTCAACTCCAGGATATCGTGCAGCGTCATGTCGTTTGATTTTGACGCTACTGCTGTCCCGATGCGTGCGCCGTCGAGGAAGAGTATCAGCTGGTTTTGTTCGCAAACCTGCTTGATTGCAGCGAGTTCGTCTCTCTTGTATATCGTCCCAATCTCCGTCGCATTAGAGATGTACACCAACCTCGGCTTTGCCATGTGGGGGAAATGCCAGTTCTCGTCCACCGCGCGTTGAATGCTCTGAGGTGTCAACTTGCCATTGACTGGCGCGACGTTGATAATCTTGTGCCCGCTGGCTTCCACCGCACCAGTCTCTCTTGTCACAATGTGCCCCGAGCTTGCGGCAATGGCAGCTTCGTGGGGCCTTAGACACGCTGCGATGGATATGGCATTGGCTGATGTCCCGCTGGGGACGAAGAAGATTCCAACATCATCGCGACCCAAGTGCCGACGTATCCGTTGCCTGGCAAAGTCGCAATATGAGTCGCCTCCGTAGCCGGCTTCTTGAGATGTGTTGCCGGCGAGAATGGCTTTGAGCAGGGCCGGGTGAGCTCCTTCGCTGTAATCGTCCAAGAAGCTGTAGCGAGGAGTCGCCGTGGGAGCGGGGAATTGTGAAGGCATGTTATGCTGTAAATAGGCGATGAGACGAAAAACAACTACGAGATTCAAACGAGTCACTGGAATCATGAGAATCTGGTCCAGTTTCCCGGTAATTCTATATAGAAGTCCCCATCCCCACCGCAAAGCCCACCGAAGCTTTCAGACGATGACAAAATCCGAGCGTTAGTAAGTGGAACGTTAGTCAACGATAGTCAGTGCGATCGCGGTGGGTCAGCGCTCAACAAAAAAAAAGCGTTATCAGACTTTCCCGAAACTACGGATGTCATGGTCCTTGAGATTACCTGCAAAACTTGACGGTTACATGCGGCGTGACAACGGATAGGTGCGGGTTGACAGTCCGGGGTTCCGGTGCTCGGGAAAGCATGAAGTGTTTGGTTGACCGTGCAGTGCAGTACAATGCGGGGGGAAGAGGTGGCCCAAGACACACATCACGAGGCCGTCGTTGAGGAGATGGTGCTGGTGGCATCCATGGAAAAGTCTATGAAACTCCGGTAGGTCTCAACCATGGAGTCGTCGAGGGGTTTCGGGTACGTAAGAACCTTTTGCGATCTTGGCTTGAGTGGTACGCCGTTTGCTGTGAGGTCGTTTGACTGGTCGTAGAGTTCTGGATATTTGGCGTAAAAAGCCGGGTCAATCTTGTAGTACGATGCACCTTTATCCATGTTCAACTGCTTGAACGCTGCACGAGCATGAGACGGAGACGAGAAGAGAGTGGTGATATCCGGGGCGGGGAGACTGGCTGGGGTATCGTTGTCGCCGGCACCGGATGACAATGACATGGCTGCGATAAGGTCCGTCACCCGGACGTAAACTGTAATTTGAGGCGCGTCGCTTATCAATTCGGACATGACCGCTTCCACCACGTATCCCGAGACGGCGTCTCAAAATATCTGGTCGATAAGAGGGTTGGCGGCGTGGAGCTCTATCAATCGGTCCCGGATCGAGGGGAACGGTATCCAGTCTATCACGCGCGGGTGCGGATGCTTCAGTTGCGTGTCGGTAGGCCGATACCGCTGGTGTAACTTTTGGAATGtcgcgggcgaggggtaGAGTTGCCAGGCCGTAAGCTCGATGATGTGGAAAAAGCGCGTTTTGGCGTACCATGCCATGACATCCGGTCGCGTCATGCTGTTAAACATGGACAAGACCATGAGAACTGGTTGATATATGCTGAACATGGTTGTCAGTCTTGCGTCCTTGTGACATAAGGTCTACTCACCTTTGCATCGACGGTTGGCTGTCCGGATTGAAGCCATTTGCTGCCAGCTTGCTTTTTAGAAGATGCTGGAGAAGCTTGATGTGGTCCGAGAACGGCGAATTTGATATCGGCATGTCTTTTCTCAATGCCATGCTGGACTCCTGAGATGCAGCCATGGCAGTCAGGTACGGCTCTATTCCAGTTTGGTACTCGAAGCTCCAGATGTTGGGGATCTGGGTATAGAGGGGGCTGGTTCCGGTCACATTGATGAGTTCCGACGATAGAAATGCATCCTCAGATTGACCTGGAGTACCGTCAGTTGCTGATCGATGAATCTCAAGATCTTGAATCGCTTACCTGGACCAGGATGATGGGCAAGCGGCGGGTCAAAGTTCAGTGATGATGTGTCGAAAGGTTCCAATTGCATAGATGGTCCTGGAAAAGGGGGCCCTCCATAACAAGTCTGCTTCTTGTCGTATGTTGAGGGCTGTAACGTATGATCTTCTGTCTCCTCAGAGACTTTGCTGTCCTGAGATCCTGTGTCGTTCAAAGTCTTTGACACAGAGTCGCTCAAACCTTGAATGGTGGCAAGCAGTCGCGACATCCTTGCCTGAACATCGACGAGTTGCGCCCGCAACTGCCTGTTCTCACGCTGGAGCTCCTCGATCCGCTCATTGTCAGACTTTCGGTCGGTGTTCACTCTGGTACTCAGCTCCCTCATACGCTCCGCTTGTCTGCGACGGAAAGCCTGCTGTGATAGTCGGTTGCGCAGTCGTCTTAGGTTGATGCAACCCCTCGTTAGCGACTTTCGTTGGGGGTAATGGGGTGCTGCCGTTCACCAGCTAACTCCACCTACTTTCGTTCTTGTTCACTCATTGAAGAGCTCTTATCTTCCTCGTGGGAAGTGTTTCTGGAGGGCGGCATCATGCGCAGATTGCTGAGTGACTCAAAGCTCTCAACTCCATTCTTCAGTTGGGAGTTTGTAGGAGGAAAGTCGCAGACTCATTTCTGTCGCACACTAGATTATCAGGTACCTTACTGGCGTCGTGGAGACCTGCTGTCGGCCCCACCACCTAATGCTCCGTGCCGGGAATGCCGTTACGGTGGCACCGTGAGCTTGCGCTTCGGGCGCGATCGGGACTCCTTGTAGTTGAAGGGCTAGTTGCATCGATTTGGATAGGTATTTAAATGCTTTATTTTTGTGTAGGTCTCCCCAGTCGTGTCGGGACTCGGTGAAAGACACGAGATGTTGTCCGCCATAGCTTGCGAATCCAGACAAATAAATGAGAATATTACATGTCTTTCCGCGAAGCATGTCCTGAGATCTACCAAAGCATTGATCATGCCTCTAACGGAACAATGACGCGGTCAAACCAGACAAGCGGCGCATCGCCCCCCTCCAACCTCAGCCCGACACCAATTTGCGAGACCTTGCCAAGAATATTGACTTTGAACTCAACGGGTACGCATAGTATCGGGATGCCAACTGTCTGTGCCTTCTTTCCTCCCATGTATCCTCGACCAAGCCAATGATTGCCAGACATTGGCTCGAGGTATATCATCGGTGCAAGGTGCGCAAACGCCTCCCCTCCCATTCCAAGAACACGAAGCTCGCATTCGACAACGGAATTCGAACAATCCAAGACTACCTCGAGAGTGCCAAACCCAGTGTTATGGAATTCCCCGACGTGATCTGGGATGGGCAAAGTTGGTAACAAAGGCGGGGCCGGAAGCGAAGGGTACAGCTCGCTTGCGCAAGCCTGCAAATGTTCCAGCTCAGCTTTCTTCCTATCTTTGTATCTTTTCTTTCATTAGGCCTCCGAATAGCCAAAGACCTTGGAGGAAACTTACTGTTTGTTCATATCCGGTCTTTTATCTTTAGGAATTCCTAAGTGTTCCGAGAGAATATGGGTCGCAATCACCTGCGGAGCCTTGACATCCGTGTTGGTGAAGACGATCACGCCTATCTGCTGCGACggaatcatcatcatcatcgagATAAACATGTTGACTCCACCGTTGTGGAAATACACCTGCTCGCCTCCCAAAATGGCGGTGTACCACCCCAAGGCATAGCTCACAGGCCCAGTAAACGGTTCCATCGCAGGAGCCACCAAAGTGCGCGGCGTCTTCACCTCTCGATGTCCCGGCTTGGAGATCGGCGCGGACTCGGTCATCATGATGCGCAGGTACTTGGCATAGTCGAGGACGTTTGACACAATGGAACCTGCGCCTTCTTCGCCAGAAGAAGGTTCGTGCGGTAGTTGCAGGTAGCTTCCGTCATCTGGATTGTAGTAGTACTCCTTGGCGAGAACCAAGCCACTCTGTTCGGCATCTCTTAGAGAGAAAAACGTCTCGTTCATGCCCATAGGCTCCCACAGGTACTCTCGGAAGAAATCGCCCAGCCATGATCCAGTCAAGACTTCAATAAGATGGCCCATAGCCCCGAACATCTTGTTGTTATACAAGAAGGTCGTGCGTGGTTCCGCAGCCATTGGTAGATGTCTCAACAGGCGGGTAGTTCCCTGAGCCGTAGCAGCCGGTGCCAAATCATGGGAAGGGTAGCCTGTCCGATGGCTCATAGCGTCCTCGAGAGTGATGTGAGCCGTAGCCCACTCATCGCTGAGAACAAAGTCATCGCGGAGAATGTGGGATACCGGCGTCTTCCAACTGAGTCCAGGGTACACTGACGAGGTCGCGCTTGCATTGTCGATGAGAAGGGAGATGCCGGCGGCAGTGAAGGACTTGGTGGTACTGCCGGTGTAGTAAAGCGTGTGCGGGGTGACGGGTGTAGAATTGAGAACGGCGTAGCCATAACCCTGAGAACATCAGTCCCCCATTGCCAATTGTGAAGTGTTGTCAACTCTTGCACTCGAGACCACGCGAAGTCGAAACGGGGGGGCGGGGCGATCTTTACCTTTGCCCAAGTGTTGTTCCCGTCGACAATTGCAACGGCTAGACCTGGAGCATGCCACTCCTCCCGAATTCGCTCAATAAATTCATCAAGGTCCTTTGAGACTACGCGAGGCACATCTCCGACAGCTTGGTTTTCTTCATGGAGGGGGCGCTGTGCTATGTCTTGTCCGAAGGCTTGGGTTGCCCACAGGGCCACGATTGGAAATCGAAAATGCTTCATCTCAGTCAGTGCATCGTATTCAGTAAGAATGAAGGTGTGATTGAAGGCCACGAAGCTCGGTTGCGACTTCAGTATGAGAGCCAAACAAATGCCGTAAGCCCCTGTATGTAAACCCGGAAGAAAGTCCCCTCACCAGGCGTC of Colletotrichum lupini chromosome 8, complete sequence contains these proteins:
- a CDS encoding cytochrome b5-like Heme/Steroid binding domain-containing protein; this translates as MPDSSESCWERYYGVGETRPLRQNGLSWMDPIFPSLDPQTLEIIEPHSDIIPQPSPPELDDLLLSERQQLSSLSGLRTWEAAVLAKTEAYTATGERQAMNSNEIQVDESSWLPVWSRDRWMIDFIAPPSSSTNWSGSRLWSAHDPIIWGVLKKAIQIADNIVRKSLEGDWLQSLLIPENLESHETTLLSGSSKVGKIWRMKSSPIIRKPAKELIKLLSSPSLLNRIFWTFNDKTTLNSYQPDGIIKGLTAPYDLSEGPITVFVNISGIKTLLDANATQSSKSAALVCLADTLVHELMHVIGFQNLSSEVLLQKLGVPLHGFEIFGPQEHQCELGWSFEQHAFGGTVFGLIPKRDRNLLSINYAPLILSINRFPHVSDPTLTYDFLLDSPTIKTSWPLPSLWHTSLSSEAFWTQIVSKYGYSSLKAPKMLEVTRENGNRGFYQPWVWTIEKSAWFKQGFVPQNFQADELRMSARSLHSRRLKYQRMRPWFKDTFAMWQMTPYSQVDPRHRLSCLTIPLARRNQRDEFDTDCLVNVLIHPLYVDYNQYGVLEYGVFPRNFQARIHDENKTQWFWRAIGFLLLASLPARAEEVVPAKQPKRLLSNPWTISQSLPLSQSTKDAIQTQIKTACAERWFYPPFKLVRRHMQDPNDPYLARSDRHSNIDLAETAFNTYTSLCIEPAGLRDAFEAECSSLRAQLDADFANGYTSWLDFRFQVPQYPGQTYDGRALSLLDFHRSGANPGNSTDKDSGDRAAEIFHGEDPAKHPSLDLPAFAKAGIVTVPSKQGESHQRYQLPYYTVAELYDHAKVLGDELILVENGHHLDVHKCSAICRSLELDEDELPEFTKPAFYGTQLTDYGVECLYEADILSLPLGRVVRILREDDIAQCDGTGGDPLWIRIHNSVFDITHLKCLSEPGLRRLLASNPGGDPSLELLQDGYSLDEIKKSLAPWRVGMVAKTPGVVADKHSVRTFTPRSLRRHEFRETGLYVAIENKVYNITDYAETHPGGLQCLVENGGRDITDLFNKYHQTNRNRVLKSLQELYIGNLIEQRQEYADDDVESLVNDRPVLPHEIRFGREVFSVEALKDSEEHEKFPDLADSLSPYLGLDATEALQAEEYDDGPLMRFACLRGYIVATVEEIGYSLPEIEPEELRMFDGHTDEGRDIQYDAFVASDGFAYDLTAATLYGSCNPIYSKFKPFLGGIVGDEELRTYLDTHCENLICAVLVQEKNEEDGRRIVNWDPRKKVAPRYKMPIWANRPRKVPKPPAEDEIAPHIDTIEKAKEVAREEQSEKKEVYEPTSTATFLQNMINQLDEVNQPSFAMELEEEESRISCNRNTKGKESESKASSSKTRQLSRLEADLRRRKDEKIMREIARTWQEVIASDESTLPAAYPPQNSAKDTVGSALQEKQSEAGECSAQQDAAPPGMSRRALEVIKKRKPVFEIDEGPPRKRR
- a CDS encoding beta-eliminating lyase; its protein translation is MPSQFPAPTATPRYSFLDDYSEGAHPALLKAILAGNTSQEAGYGGDSYCDFARQRIRRHLGRDDVGIFFVPSGTSANAISIAACLRPHEAAIAASSGHIVTRETGAVEASGHKIINVAPVNGKLTPQSIQRAVDENWHFPHMAKPRLVYISNATEIGTIYKRDELAAIKQVCEQNQLILFLDGARIGTAVASKSNDMTLHDILELTDIFWIGGTKNGALLGEAVVVKDARLATEFEFYVKQHGSLLAKSRIMGAQFAELFREDLYFDLARLANYCAETLSSGIAAAGFSVHAVTETNQVFAVLPMSLIKVLQEHFIFYVWEKRGDDEAVVRLLTTWATETTEVEKFVGLVQGWSAGAAESRI
- a CDS encoding penicillin-binding protein is translated as MSPKPYLFDEVNVVNHLPKEAMGRDFLPGLHTGAYGICLALILKSQPSFVAFNHTFILTEYDALTEMKHFRFPIVALWATQAFGQDIAQRPLHEENQAVGDVPRVVSKDLDEFIERIREEWHAPGLAVAIVDGNNTWAKVKIAPPPRFDFAWSRGYGYAVLNSTPVTPHTLYYTGSTTKSFTAAGISLLIDNASATSSVYPGLSWKTPVSHILRDDFVLSDEWATAHITLEDAMSHRTGYPSHDLAPAATAQGTTRLLRHLPMAAEPRTTFLYNNKMFGAMGHLIEVLTGSWLGDFFREYLWEPMGMNETFFSLRDAEQSGLVLAKEYYYNPDDGSYLQLPHEPSSGEEGAGSIVSNVLDYAKYLRIMMTESAPISKPGHREVKTPRTLVAPAMEPFTGPVSYALGWYTAILGGEQVYFHNGGVNMFISMMMMIPSQQIGVIVFTNTDVKAPQVIATHILSEHLGIPKDKRPDMNKQYKDRKKAELEHLQACASELYPSLPAPPLLPTLPIPDHVGEFHNTGFGTLEVVLDCSNSVVECELRVLGMGGEAFAHLAPMIYLEPMSGNHWLGRGYMGGKKAQTVGIPILCVPVEFKVNILGKVSQIGVGLRSQDMLRGKTCNILIYLSGFASYGGQHLVSFTESRHDWGDLHKNKAFKYLSKSMQLALQLQGVPIAPEAQAHGATVTAFPARSIRWWGRQQVSTTPNGVESFESLSNLRMMPPSRNTSHEEDKSSSMSEQERKRLRNRLSQQAFRRRQAERMRELSTRVNTDRKSDNERIEELQRENRQLRAQLVDVQARMSRLLATIQGLSDSVSKTLNDTGSQDSKVSEETEDHTLQPSTYDKKQTCYGGPPFPGPSMQLEPFDTSSLNFDPPLAHHPGPGQSEDAFLSSELINVTGTSPLYTQIPNIWSFEYQTGIEPYLTAMAASQESSMALRKDMPISNSPFSDHIKLLQHLLKSKLAANGFNPDSQPSMQSIYQPVLMVLSMFNSMTRPDVMAWYAKTRFFHIIELTAWQLYPSPATFQKLHQRYRPTDTQLKHPHPRVIDWIPFPSIRDRLIELHAANPLIDQIF